In Macadamia integrifolia cultivar HAES 741 chromosome 5, SCU_Mint_v3, whole genome shotgun sequence, a single window of DNA contains:
- the LOC122078755 gene encoding chalcone synthase 2-like, producing the protein MESAGEIYRPQRAAGPATVLAIGTANPSHFLYQTDFPDFIFKNTNKDHLTELKEKFTRICEKSTIIKRHIHLTAEMIVENPKLYDPEAPSLDTRQDIMITEVPKLAMEAATKAIKEWGQPKSKITHIVFTTISGVDAPGVDFQLIRLLGLSPTVRRVMMYHLGCYGGGSVLRVAKDLAENNKGARVLVVCSELNSISGFKGPNDGDMHSLLGQAIFADGAAAVIVGADPDTSIERPFFQLISTGTRILSDSHEMVAGHLRQAGLTISLSKDVAKTIAGNLGKCLSEAFDKVGITDWNSIFWVSHPGGPAILDLIEKTLGLKEEKLQPSRKVLSQYGNMSSPTVLFILDLMRKKSMEEGKATTGDGFDWGVLLGFGPGLTIESIVLRSVPTVSAP; encoded by the exons ATGGAATCGGCCGGAGAAATCTACAGACCTCAGCGTGCCGCCGGTCCGGCCACCGTACTGGCCATCGGCACTGCAAATCCATCCCATTTCTTATACCAAACTGATTTCCCAGACTTCATCTTCAAAAACACAAACAAGGACCACCTGACTGAGTTGAAAGAGAAGTTCACGCGAATTT GTGAGAAATCGACTATCATAAAACGCCACATTCACTTGACTGCAGAAATGATAGTGGAAAATCCAAAACTATATGACCCTGAAGCTCCATCACTGGACACACGCCAGGATATTATGATAACTGAGGTACCCAAGTTGGCCATGGAAGCTGCAACCAAAGCAATCAAAGAATGGGGCCAACCCAAATCAAAGATCACCCACATTGTATTCACTACCATTTCTGGTGTTGATGCACCTGGTGTTGATTTTCAGCTTATCAGACTCCTTGGCCTTTCTCCCACCGTCCGGCGTGTGATGATGTATCATCTAGGCTGTTATGGTGGTGGGTCTGTGCTTCGTGTTGCTAAAGACCTTGCTGAGAATAACAAAGGTGCTCGTGTTCTTGTTGTTTGTTCTGAGTTGAACTCGATCAGTGGCTTCAAAGGACCCAACGATGGTGATATGCATAGTCTACTAGGGCAAGCAATCTTCGCTGATGGAGCTGCAGCTGTGATAGTTGGTGCAGACCCAGACACATCAATCGAACGCCCATTCTTCCAACTCATCTCAACGGGTACTCGGATTCTCTCCGATTCACATGAAATGGTTGCAGGCCACTTGCGCCAAGCGGGTCTTACGATCAGCTTATCAAAGGATGTGGCTAAAACTATTGCTGGAAACCTTGGAAAATGCCTGTCCGAAGCATTCGACAAGGTTGGTATTACTGATTGGAACTCCATCTTCTGGGTAAGTCACCCGGGTGGGCCAGCAATTTTGGATCTAATTGAAAAGACACTAGGGTTGAAGGAAGAGAAACTGCAACCTTCAAGAAAAGTGTTGAGCCAGTATGGTAACATGTCAAGCCCCACGGTGTTGTTCATTTTAGATCTGATGCGTAAGAAGTCCATGGAAGAGGGGAAGGCTACAACTGGTGATGGGTTTGATTGGGGTGTACTGTTAGGGTTTGGGCCAGGTCTAACTATAGAGTCGATTGTGTTGCGTAGCGTTCCTACAGTTTCAGCTCCTTGA